CGCAGCCCGCGAAGCAGTGGAGAAGGACGGGCTGGGTGTGGCCAGTGTCGACCGAGAGGCTGGCCTTGGCGTCGCCGTGAACGGGGCACTGGGCCATGTAGCCGCTGCCGGATTGCCTGACGTTCTCTAGCCTCGGCAGGACGATGTCCCGGAGAGTGTCGGCCTCGCGTCGGCTCACGCGGCGGCCCCACCGTCCATCACGCGGACGGCCAGGGCGGTGCCGCGCCAGATGCGAGCGGCAGACTTCGCGACGGTCGGGCGCTTGGAAGGTCCGTATCCGACGGGTTCGACGATGCCGGCGCGCGCGGCGGCGAGCAGCCGCGGGCCCCAGCGGTTCGGGGAGTCGGGCTCCGGCACGCCGATGTCGATCAGGTCGAAGGCCTGGAAGGTGGCGCCCGTTCGGTAAGTCTGGGCAGCGAGAGCGACGATGCCGCGGTCGCAGCAGTCGCGCCACCACTCATCGGTGCCGATGTCGGCAAGGTGCATACCGGCGTCTTTGCGGATCTGGCCCTCATCGGTAAGCAGGCTCTGCTGCTCCGGCTCCGTGACGCTTCCCGGGGCGCCCGGGGTCGGGTTATCGTTTATCGCGGACAAGGTAGGTGCGCTGCTTTCTTCCAGACGCCTCGCGGGCTGTGGTCGCCCGCGGGGCGTTTCGCTGTTCGGGGAAGGTGCGTCGGCAGGCCCATGCCTGGCGCTGTGCGGTGCGTTGAGCGGGCCTTATGCGTGTGGTCTCGCGGCCATGGCTATGCGGCGGTCTCGGCCGCGCGCGCCTGCTCGCCGTTCTTGGGGCGAAGCGTCGCGAAGGCGGCGGAAATGACGGCCTGCTGTGTGGCACTAAGAGGCGGAGCCGCGGCGACCAACTCGGCGATGCGCGCCTCAGCTGCGGGGCTGAGTCGTCGCCTTCGCTGGATGGCCATGGTCAGGACGCCTGCTCGGCCTGCTCGATGAACGCCGTGACCTCGTCGAGCCAGTAGAAGTGTCGGCCGCCGAGCTTGTGGGAGTCCGGGCCGTAATTGCGCCGGCGCCACTGCCGGAGCGTGGCCTGCGGGACGCCACTCAGCTCGGAGACCTTGGCGGTTCCAATGCGCTGTCGCGTCTGGGCGGTGATGGACACACTTCACCCCTTCAAAGGTGGGTTCGGAAAACGAAACGCACGCTCTGAACGAACAGTGACGGAGGGGGAGGGGCGGTGTCAAGGTGAGACCTGAAATTTGGTCGCACCAATCGCTAATCACGCTTGCGGTCAGATTTCTGACCGCAAGCGCTACAGTCCAGGCGTGGGCGACGAAACGACGGCCGAGCAGCAAACGATCCGTGCGCTGATCGGCGGCAATGTCGCCCGGCTCCGCGCAGAAGCCGGCGCGGTTCGGCAGGACGATCTAGCCCGTGTGGCACGCGAATTCGGGTTCTCCTGGAACCGATCCAACGTTGCCGCGCTCGAGCGGGGGGACCGGGCGGTCCCCATCGAAGTGCTAGTCAGCCTGCCATTGATCCTCGCCTCGGCCCTCGGCCGCCCGGTCGCGCTGAAGGAACTATTCGAGGGCGACCCGGGGCAGTACGTCGATCTTCAGATGCGTCGCGGCAACATGGACCTGGGCTTCATTCAGCGCCTTGTCGACGGAGCCGCAGTTGACGGCAGCGAGGAACCCAGCGTGCGCCACGGATCCGGCCAGCTGGTCGCCGCGGCCGCCGGAACTGTTCACGCTTCTGCCCAGGTGCATGGCCCGACCGTCAGGACTGACGACAAGTGGGCGCCGAGCGATGTGGTGATCCGCGCGTTCCGCACTTCCGGGGATGCCGAAATTCGGATGGCACAGCGACTCGGCCGTGATCGACGGGACGTCGTCTTTGCGGCCGCGAACCTATGGGGCCATTCGTTGACGGCTGAGCGTGATGCACGTGTCGCCGAGGCCGACAGGTCTCTCGGCGAGCAACGGCAAGAGGGCCGCGGGCGGCGAGCTCAAGTGACCCGCGCCCTCGAGCGCGAGGTCAGCGATTGGCTTGCGGAGAACTGGGAGCCGGCAGAGCCGGGCGCGGACGTCAGCGAATCCACTGAACACTGACCGAGTCCGGATCGAAGTAGTTCTCGCCCACCCGCCAGCCCGGGCGCCGGCCGCGCCGCGCCGGCTGGAGCGTGATTAGCAGGAGCTCGGAGATGATCGACCGACGGCGATCGAGTGCGAGCGCGGACCAAGACTCCTCGACGTTGGTGCCGACGACCCCGTCAAAAACCGATCGTCGCGACACCTCGGCGAGTCGCGCTTCGATGGCCTCGAGCTCGGCGTCGAGAGCCGCGGTCGCTCGCCCGTACTGCCGGGTGTCGATGGTTTTCGCGACCCACATGTCGGTCGCTTCGTCCTTCTGTCGCCGCAACTCGAACGCCTCGGCGTGAAGCGCCTTGATGTCGACGTCGTCGCCGGGGGTCTGGAGTAGCTCGAGGGCGTCCGCCCGGCTGAGCCGGTCGATAACGAGAGCCGTGATGAAGTCGTCGAGCTCGCGGGCATCCCGGGCCATCTCGCGCCGCACGGAGCACTGGTACACCGGCCGTGGCTGGCTGGTTGGGCGCTTCCGGCTACCAGTACGCCCCGCCTCGACCGTGGCCCCGCACTTCCCGCACCGCGCGATGCCGGACAGCAGCCATCGTTCACTGGGCCCGGGCTTCCGGCGGCTCGGATCCTGAAGGATCGCCATGACGGCCCGCCACGTGGCCTCGTCGAGAACCGGCGGCCACTGTGCGGCCCCGATGATCTCGCCGCCGTGGTCGATGAGTGCGGCATTCCGGGGGCGCCTGAGTAGCCGTGCGACCGAACTCCCGGTCCACTCGTTGCCGGTTGAGGTCGTGACCCCCCGCTGGTTCAGTCCGCGGGCTATGCCGTTGAGGGTGCCGCCGGCGAGCAGGGCGTCGGCCGCTGCCTTGATCTCGGCGGCCTCGGTGTGAACGAGCGTCATCCCGTCTTCGGCGTACCCGAACGGCCGGCGCCCACCGCGGTATCCGCCCGCCGCTGCGGTCTGCGCCTTCGCGCGCTCGATCCGCTCGGCGACTTCTTCTGCTTCACCGATGTCCTGCGCGGCCATGGTGCGAGCGATGCGCCGGCCCTGCGCGGTATTGAGGTCGAACTCGGGGGAGCGCACGTACTTGTACTGGATGCCGTGCTCGACGGCCAGGTCGATCTGGTCCTCGAATTCGCGGGGGCGCCGTGTGAGCCGTCCGGAGGTGTAGCTGACGATGACGTCGAAGTCGCCGGTCTTGGCGTCGGCGAACATCTGCTGGTAGTCCGGTCGTGGCTTGCTCGACCTGGTCGATGCGCTGATGTCGTTGTCGACGTAGACGCGGGCCACCTCAAGGCCGAGGCGTTCGATGAGGGCACGGCAGTCTTCCTCTTGGCGCTGTACGCCCAGCTCACGACCTTCGCGGTCGTTGCTGATCCTGCAGTAGATTGCGGCCCTCTTCGTCGCCATGCGCTAAGCATGGCACAACTCGACCTTTGCTCTCGCGGTGGCCGTCGCGGTGCTGACCGCCGCCGGAGCGGTGCCCCCGGTGGCGCTGGAGGGCGTGGTGCTGCTCGGCGAGCTCGGGCTCGACGGGCGCATCCGGCCGATCCGCGGGGTGTTCCCGGCCGTCGCCGCCGGCGCGCGGGTCGGGCTGCTGCGGTTCGTCGTCCCGACCGGCAACTGGGCCGAGGCCGCGCTCGTGCCGGGCGTCGAGGTGATCGGCCGCCGGACGCTGCGCGGGGTGCTGGCGCTGCTGCGCGGGGAGGAGCCGCCGGCCGACGACGCGGCGACCGAGCCGCCGCCGTTCCGGGGGCGGGATTCGGCGGAGCCGGGGCCGTCCGGCGATCTGAGCGACGTCGTCGGCCAGGAGATCGGGCGGCGGGCGGTCGAGGTGGCGGCGGCCGGCGGGCACCACCTGGCGATGTTCGGGCCGCCCGGGTCGGGCAAGACG
This sequence is a window from Cryptosporangium phraense. Protein-coding genes within it:
- a CDS encoding recombinase family protein, whose translation is MATKRAAIYCRISNDREGRELGVQRQEEDCRALIERLGLEVARVYVDNDISASTRSSKPRPDYQQMFADAKTGDFDVIVSYTSGRLTRRPREFEDQIDLAVEHGIQYKYVRSPEFDLNTAQGRRIARTMAAQDIGEAEEVAERIERAKAQTAAAGGYRGGRRPFGYAEDGMTLVHTEAAEIKAAADALLAGGTLNGIARGLNQRGVTTSTGNEWTGSSVARLLRRPRNAALIDHGGEIIGAAQWPPVLDEATWRAVMAILQDPSRRKPGPSERWLLSGIARCGKCGATVEAGRTGSRKRPTSQPRPVYQCSVRREMARDARELDDFITALVIDRLSRADALELLQTPGDDVDIKALHAEAFELRRQKDEATDMWVAKTIDTRQYGRATAALDAELEAIEARLAEVSRRSVFDGVVGTNVEESWSALALDRRRSIISELLLITLQPARRGRRPGWRVGENYFDPDSVSVQWIR
- a CDS encoding helix-turn-helix transcriptional regulator; protein product: MSITAQTRQRIGTAKVSELSGVPQATLRQWRRRNYGPDSHKLGGRHFYWLDEVTAFIEQAEQAS